DNA sequence from the Candidatus Omnitrophota bacterium genome:
GAACCAAAGATCCGATCAGGTCACACTCTGCCAGTTTATGATCTATCGCAATGGACGAAGTAAATTTTTCAACAACCTTCGCGGTCTTTTCTTTAAATCTTGAACCCCATAATTTCTCCATAGTTAAAGCTCCTTAATCTTTTAGACTGGGCTCCCCGGTCAAGCCGGAGAATGACAATGTATTTTCCGCCAGGGGCGGATCTGCTTCTGGTAGGCAATATATTCCCATTGTTCTGCATTTACTATCAGCTATCAGCTATCAGCTAACTTAGTGTAATTCGTGTGTAATTCGTGGTGATTCGTGTTTAACAGTTTATTTACAATAAGGCAGTCCCCAAATCTTAATAAACCCTTCGGCTGCTGACCTGTCAAACTTATCGCCTTTTTCATAGGTAGCCATCTCTTTTTTGTATAGGGAATAAGGTGAAGTCCTGGATTGACAAACGCAGCTGCCTTTATACAGCTTTAATTTAACCGTTCCACAAACATGTTTCTGGGTCTCATCAATAAACTTATCTAAAGCGCCTTTAAGCGGTGAATGCCAAAGGCCATTATAGATCAACCGGGCATATTTTTGGGCTGTGATAGGTTTAAACTGAGCGGTTTCTCTGTCTAAAACTAAGCTTTCCAATTCCTGATGGCCAAGATGTAATACCACTGCTGCCGGCGCTTCATAAATCTCTCTGGTCTTTATTCCCACTAATCTATTTTCCACCATATCTATCCGGCCTGCCCCATGATCACCGGCTAATTTATTCAGATCAGCTATCAATACAGAAGGTTTAAGTCTTTTACCGTTTAACATTACCGGTATACCCCGGTTAAACTTGATCATTACATAATTGGGTTTATTCGGACACTTAGCCGGATCTTTGGTCAACCGGTAAACATCCTTCGGCGGCTCACAAACAGGATCCTCCAGTACTCCGCATTCAATGCTCCTGCCCCAGAGATTTAAATCAGTGCTGTAAGGGCTTTTTTTTGTCAAATCCACTTTAATTTTATGCTTTCCGGCATAGTCCAATTCATCTTCCCTTGTCTTAAGATCCCATTCCCTTAAGGGAGCTATTACTTTTAATTTTCTATCCAAACAAGCTACTGAAACTTCGATCCTTACCTGGTCATTACCTTTGCCGGTGCAGCCATGAGCAATATATTGGGCTTTTTCTTTGTGAGCAATCTCTACCAGGCCCTCGGCAATCAAAGGCCTACCTAATGCCGTAGCCAGAGGATATTTTGATTCATAAATCGCCCCGGCCTTAAGCGCAGGGAGAACAAAATTATCGGCAAACCTATCCCTTAGGTCCTGGACATAGGCCTTAACCGCCCCGCAGGTTATGGCTTTCTTTTTCAATTGAACAAAATTCAAGTCCTGGCCTAAATCCGCGGTATAGGTCAAGACTTCAAATCCTTTATCTTTAAGCCACTTAACGCAACAGGACGTATCCAACCCGCCGGAATATGCCAATATTACTTTTTTCATTGTAGCTCCTTATGAATTGTTTTAAACACGATAATATGCACGAATTACCACGAATTTAATACAAATTGCCACGAATGTTTATAGTCACCATGTTCCGAGGGACGAGGGACAATCGCTCCCTTTGGTCGCTCGGACGAGGGACGAATACGATTACTAAAAATATGAGGGTTCGTCCCTCGTCCTAGTGAGCCCTTCGACTTCGCTCAGGGTAAACTC
Encoded proteins:
- a CDS encoding argininosuccinate synthase encodes the protein MKKVILAYSGGLDTSCCVKWLKDKGFEVLTYTADLGQDLNFVQLKKKAITCGAVKAYVQDLRDRFADNFVLPALKAGAIYESKYPLATALGRPLIAEGLVEIAHKEKAQYIAHGCTGKGNDQVRIEVSVACLDRKLKVIAPLREWDLKTREDELDYAGKHKIKVDLTKKSPYSTDLNLWGRSIECGVLEDPVCEPPKDVYRLTKDPAKCPNKPNYVMIKFNRGIPVMLNGKRLKPSVLIADLNKLAGDHGAGRIDMVENRLVGIKTREIYEAPAAVVLHLGHQELESLVLDRETAQFKPITAQKYARLIYNGLWHSPLKGALDKFIDETQKHVCGTVKLKLYKGSCVCQSRTSPYSLYKKEMATYEKGDKFDRSAAEGFIKIWGLPYCK